Proteins co-encoded in one Quercus robur chromosome 8, dhQueRobu3.1, whole genome shotgun sequence genomic window:
- the LOC126695124 gene encoding ras-related protein Rab11D-like: protein MAGYRGDDDYDYLFKVVLIGDSGVGKSNLLSRFTKNEFNLESKSTIGVEFATRTLNVDTKVIKAQIWDTAGQERYRAITSAYYRGAVGALLVYDITRHATFENVDRWLKELRGHTDSNIVVMLVANKSDLRHLVAVSTEEGKSYAEKESLYFMETSALEAVNVENAFAEVLTQIYHTVSKKQMEGGENGAASSVPAKGENINIKDNQSALKKLGCCSS, encoded by the exons ATGGCGGGTTACAGAGGTGACGATGACTACGACTACCTGTTTAAGGTTGTGTTGATCGGAGACTCCGGAGTTGGGAAGTCGAATCTGCTGTCGAGGTTCACCAAGAACGAGTTCAACCTCGAGTCTAAGTCCACCATTGGCGTTGAGTTCGCCACTCGCACCTTGAATGTCGATACCAAGGTTATCAAGGCTCAGATTTGGGACACTGCTGGCCAAGAAAG GTACCGTGCCATCACCAGTGCTTACTATCGTGGAGCAGTAGGTGCACTCCTTGTGTATGACATCACTCGTCATGCAACATTTGAGAATGTCGACAGATGGCTGAAAGAATTGAGGGGCCACACTGATTCCAACATTGTTGTGATGCTTGTTGCTAACAAATCTGATCTTCGCCACCTAGTAGCTGTCTCAACTGAAGAGGGGAAGTCCTATGCTGAGAAGGAGTCACTTTACTTCATGGAAACTTCAGCACTGGAAGCAGTAAATGTGGAAAACGCTTTCGCTGAAGTACTGACTCAAATCTACCACACTGTTAGCAAGAAGCAAATGGAAGGAGGAGAAAATGGGGCTGCATCATCCGTTCCTGCCAAAGGAGAGAATATAAATATCAAAGACAATCAGTCTGCTTTGAAAAAACTTGGTTGCTGCTCAAGTTAG